From a single Epinephelus fuscoguttatus linkage group LG18, E.fuscoguttatus.final_Chr_v1 genomic region:
- the LOC125905718 gene encoding mediator of RNA polymerase II transcription subunit 13-like isoform X4 translates to MTTTANWVANGASLEDCHSNLFSLAELTGIKWRCYSFQGSGEYGPVISAPAQDDPVLRSFMRCVQANLLCVWRRKIKPDAKELWIFWWGEEPNLSDVIHQELEVAEEGLWECGLSYECRTLLFKAIHNLLERCLMDKGFVRIGKWFLKPHELEEKSLGNSEHLSCSFSFFLHGESNVCTSVEIAQHQPAYHITENHIRLAQTSATPVQVILSPYGLSGTLTGQAYKMSDPAARKLMEEWSYFYPMVLQQKEGSGEKEKEEASQAYDRNCHAAVEVIVGGVRMTYPAALVLIAQGDLPVEQPPPVPAAQGLSREPNHCSVPLTPPTSPQQPCSADSGFVTSVSSVPTPDSSMGVTSISPKHSGKKLTCQVVHQAWRECYLNQPQHVPNPPTDVTPKKEVPNGVSMWDFNDLGARASCSCSRLKQQKLNLTTTPTANPQTSANPTQSSGPSLYPPSLPKHKTSDKTEKADKQSKRPAMIPFHHRLSVTQETPLEQDSPGGPQLGGLVALEPSLEPLAALPSCKYPKPLSNGRKAPDSLLHSPMSPLPPTLSPHPRVQDPEVLDGPVDMPVCQDGASGLGLITSETAVYTALLRQRENGAGWWRGFRTPRTDKTDFRPCELPSDKLEEVKTETATEGNPLKRLYMQTQKRFKISEERLRDHIHTLGLFQQPGVEALREPGDDPYDFKEGDIEYTFSSSKRLKGQGREPSKKAKGEEITSNGALPDGKDAMSIFNSAPKSDESGQDDGAAKANPSLTREKDLVVNISDLDNIFDEDEEELGHSTKLPVSTEDRPLGKEGRVAVPYPSIADLQRMFPTPPSLEQHPAFSPIMTYRDTPSQEPPAPSGASDHLPPLVSTQFTEYRMEIEEGMVSPRQDDIKPQIGSSMFAPLSCLPSQSLPPLKIPEQCYYRPSWALMPKMEHFPAVMHPQNTGFIRDGYTNMPSVNALTDQEYGQMSATTASVSTTAGILPSPATPRFSVPTPRTPRTPRGINAASSGQGSVKQDGTELSSPVSTPSTSLPLSSVEPLARPGPSLPEVHSLYAILLLSDSVLNVFKDRNFDSCCICACNMNVKGADVGVYIPDSTCEDQYRCMCGFSAIVNRRLAHGTGLFLEDELDIYGRTSEVGRAAERRLALCRRDPTMGDPRAKRPQDAAPACPSVMILLQEHCSQPISSLASLHLPLSCSCHGRKGALLQSWMSEKQWADGSDACVDCYNALEQGLQYVDNPTGGKVDAAVVRSTALHSWPHTNVVDMNMLSSQDMVRMLLSLQPFLQDAIQKKRTGRTWENIQHVQGPLTWQQFHKMAGRGSYGSEESPEPLPIPTVLLGYDRERDFLALSPLALPFWEKLLLEPYGGQRDVAYVVLCPNSPSLLAAARAFFQELSAVYETCRLGKHRPLAKVSRDGLVRVGEEVEPEKLEELDVDQWVTGPWAGQQHTDNLSKLKLYAYACKQQLAPQLSALPLDSSLLLPPKVQPPLNPTSSSQPASSGQPQAWGPDGEQASGAVSSANASTPTATASNQTGETTQGAASDSKGSSSTTPPANTPAENPELTAEQSRIGIPTVADSMDSLANPPAIVIYIVDAFLSSSGARNEGGEEEESEEVEASSIWLLGLLRCYTEMLQTLPEMMRPALVLQVVPCQYLLQPASGESHFYLQHLRSLAFSCYSQCRRLLPQQTHIKSLTGFGPVSTVNSVLKSPEHPSPLQLYTPPFILGPTRPKQPEQGEIWAEIPPKYNVLFVGYCLSHDQRWILVSCTDQQGELLETNIINIDVPNRARRPKVSARKMGLQKLWEWCIGIIQMTSLPWRIVIGRLGRLGHGELKDWSSLLGEHSLHSIGRQLKDACRMCGISAADSPSILSACLVAMEPQGSFVIMPDAVTMGSVFGRSTALNLQTSQLNTPQDASCTHILVFPTSATTQLAPSSYPTEDNNDDMFDLPFPDELENDIGHDMMLITGNLHPSPNTSPVPSPGSPSGMGMGSHFQHTKSQGERLLSRDSPPEELKQQPLALGYYVSTAQANGLPHWFWASCPQAESQCPLFLKASLHHHISIAQSDELVSEKTKRTPHPLDSKTTSDVLRFVLEQYNALSWLTCTPATQDRQSCLPVHLAVLIQMYNAILNML, encoded by the exons TGAACACCTATCAtgctccttctccttcttcctccacGGGGAGAGCAATGTGTGCACGAGTGTGGAGATCGCCCAGCACCAGCCTGCATACCACATCACAGAAAACCACATCCGCCTCGCACAGACCTCCGCCACACCAGTACAAG TGATCCTGAGTCCGTATGGTCTGAGCGGCACTCTAACAGGTCAGGCCTATAAGATGAGTGACCCAGCAGCACGGAAGCTGATGGAGGAGTGGAGCTACTTCTACCCTATGGTACTACAGCAGAAAGAGGGAAgtggagaaaaggaaaaagaggaagCGAGCCAGGCGTACGATCGCAACTGTCACGCGGCAGTGGAGGTCATCGTAG GTGGAGTAAGGATGACCTACCCAGCTGCTTTAGTGCTGATTGCCCAGGGGGACCTACCAGTGGAGCAGCCTCCACCTGTTCCAGCAGCTCAGGGCCTCAGCAGGGAGCCAAACCACTGCAGCGTACCACTTACACCACCAACGTCACCGCAGCAGCCCTGCTCAG CGGACAGTGGCTTTGTGACCTCCGTCTCCAGTGTCCCCACACCGGACAGCAGCATGGGGGTCACCAGCATAAGCCCAAAGCATTCTGGGAAGAAGCTAACCTGTCAGGTCGTCCATCAGGCCTGGAGGGAGTGTTATCTCAACCAGCCTCAGCATGT GCCGAATCCACCAACTGACGTGACGCCTAAAAAGGAAGTGCCAAATGGAGTATCCATGTGGGACTTCAATGATCTGGGAGCGAGAGCATCCTGCAGCTGCTCCAG GTTGAAGCAGCAGAAGCTGAATTTGACCACCACACCCACTGCCAACCCCCAGACTAGTGCCAACCCCACTCAGTCCTCTGGCCCGTCATTATACCCTCCTTCCCTACCCAAACACAAGACCagtgacaaaacagaaaagGCTGACAAACAGTCCAAGAGGCCGGCCATGATCCCCTTCCACCACCGTCTATCTGTCACACAGGAGACCCCTCTGGAACAGGACTCACCCGGAGGGCCCCAGCTCGGGGGTCTCGTGGCGCTGGAGCCATCCTTGGAGCCTTTGGCTGCGCTGCCAAGCTGCAAGTATCCCAAACCCCTCTCCAATGGCAGAAAAGCCCCTGATTCCCTTCTGCATTCGCCAATGTCTCCACTTCCCCCCACACTCAGCCCGCACCCTCGAGTGCAGGACCCAGAGGTCCTGGATGGGCCTGTGGATATGCCCGTCTGTCAGGATGGGGCTTCGGGGCTGGGGTTGATTACCAGCGAGACAGCTGTGTATACTGCTCTGCTGAGGCAGAGGGAGAATGGGGCCGGCTGGTGGAGAGGATTCAGGACTCCCAGGACTGATAAGACTGACTTCAGACCCTGTGAACTCCCTAGTGATAAATTAGAGGAAGTGAAGACGGAGACGGCCACCGAGGGGAATCCACTAAAGAG ACTTTACATGCAGACTCAAAAGAGATTTAAAATCTCAGAGGAGCGGCTGAGGGACCACATCCACACTTTGGGCCTGTTCCAGCAACCGGGTGTGGAGGCACTGCGGGAGCCTGGCGACGATCCCTACGACTTTAAGGAAGGAGACATCGAGTACACTTTCTCTTCTTCCAAGAGGTTAAAGGGTCAAGGGCGAGAACCCAGCAAGAAGGCCAAG GGAGAAGAAATCACCAGCAATGGAGCACTGCCTGATGGGAAAGATGCTATGTCCATTTTTAACTCCGCTCCAAAATCAG ATGAATCAGGTCAGGATGACGGAGCTGCCAAAGCCAACCCTTCTCTGACGAGAGAAAAAGATCTCGTGGTCAACATCTCTGATCTAGACAACATATTtgatgaagatgaggaagagTTGGGG CACTCAACCAAGCTTCCAGTATCAACAGAAGATCGCCCTCTGGGGAAAGAAGGGAGAGTTGCAGTACCTTATCCATCAA TAGCAGACCTCCAGAGGATGTTTCCCACCCCACCTTCTTTAGAGCAGCATCCAGCCTTCTCCCCCATCATGACGTACCGTGACACCCCGAGCCAAGAGCCCCCTGCGCCCAGCGGAGCATCTGACCACCTGCCACCTTTAGTCTCCACCCAGTTTACTGAGTACAGGATGGAGATTGAAGAGGGCATGGTCAGTCCCCGGCAGGACGATATCAAG CCACAGATAGGCTCCTCCATGTTTGCTCCGCTCTCCTGCCTGCCCAGCCAGAGTCTACCACCACTTAAGATTCCTGAGCAATGCTACTATCGTCCATCCTGGGCCCTCATGCCCAAAATGGAGCATTTCCCAGCGGTCATGCATCCCCAGAATACTGGTTTCATCAGAGACGGATACAC aaaCATGCCCAGTGTCAACGCCCTCACAGACCAGGAGTACGGCCAGATGAGTGCCACCACTGCCTCTGTGAGCACTACAGCTGGCATCCTCCCGTCTCCTGCCACTCCCCGCTTCTCTGTGCCCACTCCGCGAACCCCTCGCACACCACGAGGTATTAACGCTGCGAGCTCTGGGCAGGGCTCGGTGAAGCAGGATGGTACTGAGCTCAGCTCGCCAGTCTCCACGCCCTCCACCAGCCTGCCTCTTAGCTCTGTAGAGCCCCTAGCTCGGCCAGGACCTTCTCTGCCTGAGGTCCACAGCCTCTACGCTATCCTCCTGCTCTCTGACTCTGTCCTTAACGTCTTCAAGGATCGCAACTTTGACAGCTGCTGTATCTGTGCCTGCAATATGAATGTCAAAGGAGCAGATGTGGGGGTGTATATCCCTGATTCCACTTGTGAAGATCAGTACCGCTGTATGTGTGGCTTCAGTGCCATTGTGAACAGGCGGCTGGCCCATGGCACTGGCCTCTTCCTTGAGGACGAGCTGGATATTTACGGTCGGACTTCTGAGGTAGGCCGGGCGGCCGAGAGGAGGTTGGCTCTTTGCCGGCGTGACCCAACTATGGGTGACCCCAGGGCGAAGCGGCCACAGGACGCAGCCCCCGCCTGTCCGTCAGTCATGATCCTTCTGCAGGAGCACTGCTCCCAGCCTATTTCTTCCCTGGCATCACTGCATCTCCCCCTCAGCTGTTCTTGCCATGGCCGCAAGGGGGCGCTGCTTCAAAGCTGGATGTCTGAGAAGCAGTGGGCAGATGGGAGTGATGCCTGTGTGGACTGTTACAATGCCTTGGAACAGGGGCTGCAGTATGTGGATAACCCCACAGGAGGGAAAGTAGATGCAGCTGTTGTCAGAAGTACCGCCCTTCACTCCTGGCCTCACACAAATG TGGTGGACATGAACATGTTGTCGTCCCAGGATATGGTTCGTATGCTGCTGTCTCTGCAGCCTTTCCTGCAGGATGCTATCCAGAAGAAGAGAACAGGACGGACTTGGGAaaacatccagcatgttcaggGTCCTCTCACCTGGCAGCAGTTCCATAAGATGGCTGGGAGAGGCTCCTACG gTTCGGAAGAGTCACCAGAGCCCTTGCCGATCCCTACAGTGTTACTGGGCTATGACCGGGAGAGAGACTTCTTGGCATTGTCTCCTTTGGCGTTACCTTTTTGGGAGAAGTTGCTGTTGGAGCCGTATGGTGGGCAGCGGGATGTGGCATATGTGGTGCTGTGTCCCAATAGCCCCtctctgctggctgcagcccGGGCCTTCTTCCAGGAGCTCAGCGCTGTTTACGAG ACGTGCCGCCTCGGGAAGCACCGTCCTCTGGCCAAGGTGTCCAGGGATGGCCTCGTGCGTGTGGGGGAAGAAGTGGAGCCAGAAAAGCTGGAGGAGTTGGACGTGGATCAGTGGGTGACTGGACCCTGGGCTGGACAGCAGCACACCGACAACCTCAGCAAACTGAAACTCTACGCTTACGCCTGCAAGCAGCAGCTTG ccCCCCAGCTGTCAGCCCTGCCTTTGGACAGCAGTCTTCTGTTGCCTCCCAAAGTCCAGCCTCCTTTAAACCCCACATCATCCTCCCAGCCTGCCTCTTCTGGGCAGCCTCAAGCTTGGGGCCCTGATGGTGAACAAGCCTCCGGGGCTGTCAGCTCAGCAAACGCTTCGACTCCGACTGCAACAGCCTCAAACCAGACAGGGGAGACAACCCAAGGAGCAGCCAGCGACTCTAAAGGGTCCTCCAGTACCACACCACCAGCCAACACACCAGCAGAAAACCCTGAGCT CACCGCTGAGCAGTCTAGAATCGGCATCCCCACTGTGGCCGACTCAATGGACAGCCTCGCCAACCCACCAGCAATTGTTATTTACATAGTGGACGCTTTTCTTAGCTCAAGTGGAGCAAGAAATGAagggggagaggaagaggagagcgaggaGGTGGAGGCCAGTAGCATTTGGCTGCTAGGGCTTCTTCGCTGCTACACTGAGATGCTACAGACTTTGCCTGAGATGATGAGACCTGCACTGGTGCTACAG GTGGTGCCGTGCCAGTATCTTCTCCAGCCGGCCAGTGGGGAGAGCCATTTCTATCTGCAACATCTGCGCTCCCTGGCCTTCTCTTGTTACTCCCAATGCAGACGTCTGCTGCCccagcaaacacacatcaaGTCCCTGACTGGATTTGGACCAGTGTCCACTGTCAATTCTGTGCTTAAGAGTCCAGAG CATCCCAGCCCACTGCAGCTGTACACTCCACCCTTCATTCTTGGTCCAACCCGTCCCAAGCAGCCAGAACAAGGAGAGATATGGGCAGAGATCCCTCCTAAATACAACGTGCTATTTGTTGGATACTGCTTATCACATGACCAGCGCTGGATCCTGGTGTCCTGCACTGACCAGCAGGGGGAGCTCCTGGAGACCAACATTATCAATATAGATGTACCCAACAG AGCGCGACGTCCTAAAGTTTCAGCCAGAAAGATGGGTCTACAGAAGCTGTGGGAATGGTGTATTGGCATCATCCAGATGACCTCACTGCCATGGAGGATTGTGATTGGTCGATTAGGCAGGCTGGGGCACGGGGAGCTAAAAG ACTGGAGCTCACTCCTCGGGGAGCATTCCCTCCATTCAATAGGGCGCCAGCTGAAGGATGCTTGTCGCATGTGTGGGATCTCAGCTGCCGACTCCCCCAGTATCCTCAGTGCCTGCCTGGTCGCCATGGAGCCACAGGGTTCCTTTGTGATCATGCCTG ATGCAGTCACCATGGGCTCAGTGTTTGGCCGTAGCACTGCTCTGAACTTGCAGACCTCGCAGCTGAACACACCTCAGGATGCTTCCTGTACACACATCCTTGTCTTCCCAACGTCTGCCACCACCCAGCTGGCACCCAGCTCCTACCCTACCGAGGACAATAATG ATGACATGTTCGACCTGCCGTTTCCCGACGAACTGGAGAACGACATTGGCCATGACATGATGCTGATCACAGGGAACCTCCACCCTTCCCCCAACACCTCTCCTGTGCCCTCGCCTGGCTCTCCGTCCGGGATGGGAATGGGATCACATTTCCAGCACACCAAG AGCCAGGGAGAGCGCTTGCTGTCCAGGGACAGTCCCCCAGAAGAGCTGAAACAGCAGCCGCTAGCTCTGGGCTACTACGTCTCCACTGCACAAGCAAATGGACTTCCCCACTGGTTCTGGGCCTCCTGCCCGCAGGCTGAGAGCCAGTGTCCACTCTTCCTCAAG GCCTCCCTTCACCACCACATCTCCATAGCCCAGTCAGATGAGCTGGTGTCAGAGAAGACTAAGAGGACCCCTCACCCCTTAGACTCAAAGACCACCTCTGATGTGCTCAG GTTTGTATTGGAGCAGTACAACGCCCTCTCCTGGCTGACGTGCACCCCTGCCACCCAAGACCGCCAGTCCTGCCTGCCTGTCCACTTGGCCGTACTGATCcaaatgtacaatgccatcCTGAACATGCTTTAG